In Solanum lycopersicum chromosome 5, SLM_r2.1, the following are encoded in one genomic region:
- the LOC101249173 gene encoding uncharacterized protein isoform X1, whose protein sequence is MDALFAKGKEFLNSKDKDDEKETPNRSERTKHHDDVDDSDDHPQRKTAGKSGGGGGRGGGRSDSEGDDERPAGAGRGGGKAAAGTGAQNPNEHKQPTTSELMASAKLVAAAAQSQLGGGGEGKPKEELDTGKLAGAAADILAAASHYGKLGDDGIGKYIGQAEDYLHGYELKNSKPNKSGIGTGADAESGSGTGAASKKSTSSNAEHKNSSESHPRGNTRDDDDHDDEHATKEKKMPSKKPSGDNQSHDREEVGRGMPKKQVGDDHSGDEHTMKGKEMPQKQSGGRERSKEDDDDPRSGRGESEGIAKKKPVGHGHDEDDSRSGGGYGEYIKKAQGFLNKKSDGGNGSPKADGDSGGGVMKMAQGLFKKDSDDRSPNKHDEDGNKTDYLKMAGSFFK, encoded by the exons atggatgCTCTTTTTGCTAAAGGAAAAGAATTTCTTAATTCCAAAGATAAAGATGATGAAAAAGAAACTCCCAATCGCAGTGAAAGAACAAAACATCATGATGACGTGGATGATTCCGATGACCACCCACAAAGAAAAACTGCCGGCAAGTCTGGCGGTGGCGGCGGTCGAGGTGGTGGCCGGTCGGACAGCGAAGGTGACGACGAGAGGCCCGCTGGCGCCGGACGTGGTGGCGGTAAGGCGGCGGCAGGCACCGGTGCTCAAAATCCAAATGAGCACAAACAGCCAACAACCTCTGAGCTAATGGCCAGCGCGAAGTTGGTCGCTGCAGCTGCACAATCCCAATTAGGCGGCGGCGGCGAGGGTAAGCCAAAAGAAGAATTGGACACCGGAAAGCTTGCCGGAGCCGCCGCCGACATCCTTGCAGCCGCTTCCCATTACGGCAAACTAGGAGATGATGGAATCGGTAAGTACATCGGACAAGCCGAGGATTATCTTCATGGATACGAGCTTAAGAATtcaaaacccaacaaatctggTATTGGTACTGGTGCTGATGCTGAATCTGGTAGTGGTACTGGTGCTGCATCCAAAAAGAGCACTTCTAGTAATGCGGAGCACAAGAACTCATCGGAGTCTCACCCACGTGGCAATACAAGagatgatgatgatcatgatgatgAGCACGCCACGAAAGAGAAGAAGATGCCATCAAAGAAACCATCCGGTGACAATCAAAGTCATGATCGTGAGGAAG TAGGTAGAGGGATGCCTAAGAAACAAGTTGGTGATGATCATTCCGGAGATGAGCACACGATGAAAGGTAAAGAAATGCCTCAGAAACAATCCGGTGGTCGTGAACGTTCCAAAGAAGACGATGATGATCCGAGATCTGGACGTGGTGAAAGTGAAGGAATAGCGAAGAAAAAACCTGTTGGGCATGGCCATGATGAAGATGATAGTCGCTCTGGAGGGGGTTATGGTGAATACATAAAAAAAGCACAAGGATTTCTCAATAAAAAGTCCGACGGTGGTAATGGAAGTCCAAAGGCCGATGGAGATTCCGGAGGTGGGGTCATGAAAATGGCTCAAGGTTTGTTTAAGAAAGATTCAGACGACCGTAGCCCCAACAAACACGACGAAGATGGGAACAAAACAGATTATCTCAAGATGGCTGGAAGTTTTTTCAAGTAG
- the LOC101250301 gene encoding uncharacterized protein codes for MTMATPISPMKQFPSTALQPFPSIFQRKPVLISSLRKTPHLFSYSSPKSFVPLSACLAVLLWSSPANAGFLSGYTGIESVPGPELPKIEFLNRWNDNNQKKYAELDEKFKESPLLKQLLEKSKQNKEKNKRSIEDKYCLRGAEWGVGDCSTAGMTPEDRDSFIAMLKHKAGVE; via the exons ATGACTATGGCTACTCCTATTTCTCCAATGAAGCAATTCCCTTCAACTGCTCTTCAACCATTCCCATCAATCTTTCAAAGAAAACCAGTACTAATCTCTTCACTTAGAAAAACTCCTCATCTTTTCTCTTATTCATCTCCCAAGTCATTCGTTCCGCTTTCTGCTTGCCTTGCTGTTCTTCTATGGTCCTCTCCTG CTAATGCTGGATTTCTTTCGGGTTATACTGGTATAGAATCAGTTCCTGGCCCTGAATTACCTAAGATTGAGTTTCTTAATCGTTGGAACG ATAATAATCAGAAAAAGTATGCAGAACTCGATGAAAAATTCAAAGAGTCGCCTTTGCTCAAACAGTTACTCGAAAAATCcaagcaaaataaagagaa gaACAAAAGGTCAATTGAAGACAAGTATTGTTTACGCGGAGCTGAATGGGGAGTTGGGGATTGCTCAACAGCAGGAATGACACCAGAAGACAGAGATAGCTTCATTGCCATGTTGAAGCACAAGGCTGGTGTAGAATGA
- the LOC101250015 gene encoding uncharacterized protein, which yields MEPEKSSAQIKDKDLFKAAESGDSSLFKSLPEEQLLKSLSLRNEDDRSLLHVAVSFGHSEVVKILAAADPSVSGINSGDEEGWVPLHSAASSGNVEIVEILLSRGADVNLKNDGGRTALHYAASKGQVKIAELLISRGAKINAKDKVGCTPLHRAASTGNSQLCELLVEEGAEVDEVDKAGETPLMTAVVCGNKEVALLLIRHGADVDIEDKEGYTVLGRASNDLRPVLVDAAKMMLEG from the exons ATGGAACCGGAAAAATCCTCAGCTCAAATCAAAGACAAAGATTTGTTCAAAGCCGCTGAATCTGGTGATTCATCGCTCTTCAAATCACTTCCTGAAGAACAACTCCTCAAATCCCTCTCTCTCCGTAATGAAGATGATCGTTCTCTCCTTCACGTTGCCGTCTCTTTCGGACACTCTGAG GTGGTGAAGATTCTTGCAGCTGCTGATCCGTCAGTGAGTGGTATAAATAGTGGTGATGAAGAAGGTTGGGTGCCGTTGCATTCTGCCGCAAGCAGTGGTAATGTGGAAATTGTGGAGATTTTGCTTAGCAGAG GGGCTGATgtaaatctgaaaaatgatggtgGCCGCACTGCTCTTCATTATGCTGCTAGCAAGGGTCAAGTGAAAATAGCTGAACTTTTGATTTCACGTGGTGCTAAGATCAATGCAAAAGACAAG GTAGGATGCACCCCATTGCATCGTGCAGCTAGCACGGGGAACTCTCAGCTGTGTGAACTATTAGTTGAGGAAGGCGCTGAAGTTGATGAAGTTGACAAGGCAGGGGAAACACCTCTGATGACTGCTGTTGTATGCGGCAATAAAGAG GTAGCTTTGCTCCTCATAAGACATGGAGCAGATGTTGACATTGAGGACAAGGAAGGGTACACTGTTCTTGGTCGAGCTTCTAATGATCTTCGTCCAGTATTAGTCGATGCTGCAAAGATGATGCTCGAAGGATAA
- the LOC101249727 gene encoding nodulin-related protein 2, protein MRYVPEETLYIQPPYYSNHLSYTQFNLLLHKKIMNFLSSLAKSAGAGDDSKKAGEESGSTTELFASAKVLADAAQSQFNKDSEKIDNKKVAEAAADVLDAAQKYGKLDETQGIGQYVEKAQTYLHQYGGDKAPAAALVAEEAKAPAPAPESDPAPAPVVEGDKEEEKKSEGADYLKMAGDFLSKK, encoded by the coding sequence ATGAGGTACGTGCCAGAAGAGACTCTATATATACAGCCTCCTTACTATTCAAATCATCTCTCATATACACAATtcaatcttcttcttcacaaaaaaatcatgaattttCTGTCATCGTTGGCTAAGAGCGCCGGAGCCGGCGACGATTCCAAAAAAGCCGGCGAGGAATCAGGTTCGACAACAGAGCTTTTCGCCAGTGCTAAAGTGTTAGCAGATGCTGCTCAGAGTCAATTCAACAAAGATTCCGAAAAAATCGATAACAAAAAAGTGGCTGAAGCAGCAGCCGATGTGCTCGACGCTGCACAGAAATACGGAAAATTAGACGAAACTCAAGGAATTGGACAGTACGTTGAGAAGGCCCAAACTTATCTCCACCAGTACGGTGGCGATAAGGCTCCGGCCGCCGCACTGGTTGCTGAAGAAGCAAAAGCACCAGCGCCTGCACCGGAATCGGATCCGGCGCCGGCGCCGGTTGTTGAAGGAGATAAGGAGGAGGAAAAAAAGAGTGAAGGAGCTGATTATCTTAAGATGGCTGGTGATTTCTTAAGCAAGAAGTAA
- the LOC101250598 gene encoding uncharacterized protein, which translates to MYRPVATTTRGGVPTDSGDSVVTLDQVPRWIDSDIRYLYENEDPNSDYADPLSSASGSEGNANGIVSKFPVDHEINSKIYLWRGDPWNLEVDAVVNSTNENLDEAHSSPGLHAAAGPGLAEECATLGGCRTGMAKVTNAYDLPARRVIHTVGPKYAVKYHTAAENALSHCYRSCLELLIENGLQSIAMGCIYTEAKNYPREPAAHVAIRTVRRFLEKQKDKIEAVVFCTTTSSDTEIYKRLLPLYFPRDNHEEEIARLKLPADVGDENGETTTAERKIRIKPLPNSKVSSPRTPQASVDLSVSNLGLSRRSSSYLDAFLDPAFMSLIKDPDQRRKEQWEKTAQAQNNWNCFKMLGYGDLGGPALSAAEEYTLHSRYLAKANSMNLSEIAEMKIVYRGGVDSEGRPVMVVVGAHFLLRCLDLERFTLYVVKEFEPVIQKPYSIVYLHSAASLQMQPDLGWMKRLQQILGRKHQRNLHAIYVLHPTFGLKSAIFALQLFVDNVVWKKVVYLDRLLQLFRYVPREQLTIPDFVFQHDLEVNGGKGLIVDPRTKYVYQRP; encoded by the exons ATGTATCGGCCTGTAGCAACTACTACCCGAGGAGGGGTACCAACTGATAGTGGAGATTCTGTGGTGACACTGGATCAAGTTCCACGTTGGATTGATTCTGACATTAGGTACTTGTATGAGAATGAAGACCCTAATTCCGACTATGCAGATCCTTTGTCATCTGCTTCAGGGTCTGAGGGCAATGCGAATGGTATTGTTTCCAAGTTTCCTGTGGATCATGAGATTAACTCCAAGATATACCTGTGGAGAGGAGACCCCTGGAATCTCGAGGTAGATGCTGTTGTTAACTCTACAAATGAG AATTTAGATGAAGCACACAGCAGCCCTGGATTGCATGCTGCAGCTGGACCTGGACTTGCAGAGGAATGTGCTACACTC GGAGGATGCCGGACAGGAATGGCAAAAGTTACCAATGCTTATGATCTCCCTGCTAG GAGGGTCATTCACACTGTTGGTCCGAAGTATGCGGTAAAATACCACACTGCTGCCGAGAACGCTCTAAGTCATTGCTATCGCTCTTGCCTTGAACTTCTTATAGAAAATGGATTACAGAG CATTGCGATGGGCTGTATCTATACCGAAGCCAAAAATTACCCGCGAGAACCTGCTGCTCATGTTGCAATAA GAACTGTACGGCGGTTTCTTGAGAAACAGAAAGATAAAATAGAGGCAGTCGTTTTCTGTACAACTACATCATCCGATACGGAGATATATAAAAG ATTGCTTCCTCTTTACTTCCCTCGGGATAATCATGAGGAAGAAATTGCCCGGTTAAAACTTCCTGCAGATGTTGGGGATGAGAATGGAGAGACAACTACTGCTGAGcgtaaaataagaataaaaccATTGCCAAATTCAAAAGTTTCTAGTCCAAGGACCCCCCAAGCATCTGTTGATCTATCTGTCAGTAATCTTGGTTTGTCCAGAAG GAGTTCATCCTACTTGGATGCATTTCTGGATCCTGCTTTTATGTCCCTGATCAAAGACCCAGATCAGCGACGTAAAGAACAATGGGAAAAAACAGCCCAAGCGCAAAATAATTGGAACTGCTTCAAAATGCTTGGATATGGTGACCTTGGGGGACCTGCTTTATCAGCTGCAGAAGAATATACCCTTCATTCTAGATATCTTGCAAAAGCGAATTCTATGAATCTTTCAGAAATTGCGGAAATGAAAATCGT TTACCGAGGAGGGGTTGATAGTGAGGGTCGTCCAGTTATGGTAGTCGTGGGAGCACATTTCCTGCTAAGATGTCTTGATCTTGAGAGATTTACCCTGTACGTTGTAAAG GAGTTCGAGCCTGTGATTCAGAAGCCTTACTCAATAGTGTATTTACATTCTGCAGCGTCTTTACAGAT GCAACCAGATTTAGGCTGGATGAAGAGATTACAACAAATACTTGGACGGAAACACCAGCGTAACCTTCAT GCAATATACGTGCTTCACCCTACCTTTGGACTGAAGTCTGCAATTTTTGCTTTGCAACTCTTTGTCGATAATGTG GTGTGGAAAAAAGTAGTATATCTTGATCGTCTTCTACAGCTATTCCGCTATGTTCCTCGTGAACAGTTAACTATTCCTGATTTTGTATTCCA GCATGATTTGGAAGTGAATGGAGGGAAGGGCCTAATCGTTGATCCGAGAACAAAATATGTTTATCAGAGACCTTAG
- the LOC138348463 gene encoding uncharacterized protein, whose translation MATICVLIRHSGKWSDENCYVEYNIDGIVLKEYASYSDLVDVISVQLNVDLTKKCMKIKYTIEGDDTPMEIRNDMGVRLYVQLKKMNTQIGVYPLCVSIYDIDIVYSGSGETSIESDVLQLEYNKELNSEDDPLAIVPAFGDQTVDAFDVENNLIITNRSQKKIMVDQIYMDKSTLKDVMEKYSIEKRFKFLVERSNSISYTLVCQSKECTWLMKASSINKSKMFRIRVFNSEHTCPLKDGVHSDCRATSSLIGGIKAPKLRNHKRKYSPNDIKDDIKLDLGIDINYMLAWRSKEKTLESIMGQPAASYGKLPGYLYTLDKTYPGSHIRMQKTPNDEFLYVFIALDAFIKGFDHCRPIVVVDASHLKSAYTGAFVSASTMDGAGNILPLAYGVIDSENDVSWTWFFEQFKEAYGERKNMCVVSYRHNSIIKAVSIVYNNVQHYACIWHLWANVCKNFRKANDQLSEVFYTMAKAYTQSDFDKLMKRVEQFDVRVKNYLEMVGYEKWARLCAPVPRGWVMTSNIAECINSTLVAARELPIFDFLEQVRLMFARWNCTNRKNASCTFTLLGKKFQEMFLLNESKSWRMMVAPSTDYVYSVSDEGKSYIVCLEKKTCSCNMFQVDGIPCSHAWSVLNKNRMLPEEYCSEFYK comes from the exons ATGGCAACAATCTGTGTTTTAATTCGCCATTCCGGAAAATGGAGCGATGAGAATTGTTATGTGGAATACAACATTGACGGGATTGTTTTGAAGGAATATGCTTCATATTCTGATTTAGTTGATGTGATTTCCGTACAATTGAACGTTGATCTTACAAAGAAGTGTATGAAGATTAAATACACTATCGAAGGTGACGACACGCCTATGGAAATACGTAACGACATGGGTGTGCGCCTATATGTtcagttgaaaaaaatgaatactcAAATTGGAGTATATCCCCTGTGTGTTAGTATTTACGATATTGATATTGTATATTCTGGTTCTGGAGAAACTTCTATTGAAAGTGATGTGTTGCAACTTGAATACAATAAAGAATTAAATAGTGAGGATGATCCATTAGCAATTGTACCAGCATTTGGCGATCAAACAGTAGATGCATTTgatgttgaaaataatttaataatcacTAACAGATCGCAAAAGAAGATAATGGTGGATCAGATATACATGGATAAGTCGACATTGAAAGATGTGATGGAAAAATATTCAATCGAAAAAAGGTTTAAATTCTTGGTGGAGAGGTCAAACTCTATTAG TTATACTCTTGTATGCCAATCTAAAGAATGCACGTGGTTAATGAAGGCGTCAAGTATTAACAAGTCAAAAATGTTCAGAATTAGAGTTTTTAACTCTGAACATACATGTCCTTTGAAGGATGGAGTGCATTCAGATTGTCGAGCAACAAGTTCGTTGATTGGAGGAATAAAAGCACCTAAATTGAGGAATCATAAGAGGAAGTACAGTCCAAATGAtattaaagatgacattaaGTTGGATTTGggtattgatattaattacaTGTTGGCATGGCGATCAAAGGAGAAGACATTAGAATCTATCATGGGGCAACCAGCTGCGTCTTACGGGAAGCTACCAGGATACTTGTATACGTTGGATAAGACGTATCCTGGTTCACATATACGAATGCAAAAAACACCTAATGAcgaatttttgtatgtttttataGCGCTGGATGCTTTTATAAAGGGATTTGATCATTGCAGGCCAATTGTTGTTGTAGACGCCAGCCACCTCAAATCAGCATACACTGGTGCATTCGTATCAGCCAGCACTATGGATGGAGCAG GGAATATATTACCTTTGGCATACGGAGTTATAGATTCGGAAAATGATGTTTCTTGGACATGGTTCTTTGAACAATTCAAAGAAGCCTATGGAGAAAGAAAGAATATGTGTGTAGTATCTTACCGACATAATAGCATAATTAAGGCTGTATCTATTGTATACAACAATGTCCAACATTACGCCTGCATATGGCACTTGTGGGCTAATGTATGTAAGAATTTTCGAAAAGCAAATGATCAATTGAGTGAAGTATTCTACACTATGGCAAAGGCATATACTCAAAGTGATTTTGATAAGCTAATGAAAAGGGTTGAGCAGTTTGATGTAAGGGTTAAGAATTACTTGGAGATGGTTGGATATGAGAAGTGGGCAAGGTTGTGTGCACCAGTTCCTCGTGGTTGGGTTATGACATCGAATATTGCAGAGTGCATCAATTCGACGTTAGTAGCAGCAAGAGAATTACCAATATTTGACTTTCTTGAACAAGTGCGATTGATGTTTGCTAGATGGAATTGCACAAATCGGAAAAATGCATCATGCACATTCACACTGCTTGGGAAGAAGTTTCAAGAGATGTTTTTGCTTAATGAATCAAAATCGTGGCGTATGATG GTTGCCCCGTCAACTGATTACGTTTATTCCGTAAGTGATGAAGGGAAGAGTTATATTGTATGTTTGGAAAAAAAGACTTGCAGTTGCAACATGTTTCAAGTTGACGGTATACCGTGCTCACATGCGTGGAGTGTGTTGAATAAAAATCGCATGCTTCCGGAAGAATATTGTTCAGAATTTTATAAGTGA
- the LOC101249173 gene encoding uncharacterized protein isoform X2 produces the protein MDALFAKGKEFLNSKDKDDEKETPNRSERTKHHDDVDDSDDHPQRKTAGKSGGGGGRGGGRSDSEGDDERPAGAGRGGGKAAAGTGAQNPNEHKQPTTSELMASAKLVAAAAQSQLGGGGEGKPKEELDTGKLAGAAADILAAASHYGKLGDDGIGKYIGQAEDYLHGYELKNSKPNKSGIGTGADAESGSGTGAASKKSTSSNAEHKNSSESHPRGNTRDDDDHDDEHATKEKKMPSKKPSGDNQSHDREEGRGMPKKQVGDDHSGDEHTMKGKEMPQKQSGGRERSKEDDDDPRSGRGESEGIAKKKPVGHGHDEDDSRSGGGYGEYIKKAQGFLNKKSDGGNGSPKADGDSGGGVMKMAQGLFKKDSDDRSPNKHDEDGNKTDYLKMAGSFFK, from the exons atggatgCTCTTTTTGCTAAAGGAAAAGAATTTCTTAATTCCAAAGATAAAGATGATGAAAAAGAAACTCCCAATCGCAGTGAAAGAACAAAACATCATGATGACGTGGATGATTCCGATGACCACCCACAAAGAAAAACTGCCGGCAAGTCTGGCGGTGGCGGCGGTCGAGGTGGTGGCCGGTCGGACAGCGAAGGTGACGACGAGAGGCCCGCTGGCGCCGGACGTGGTGGCGGTAAGGCGGCGGCAGGCACCGGTGCTCAAAATCCAAATGAGCACAAACAGCCAACAACCTCTGAGCTAATGGCCAGCGCGAAGTTGGTCGCTGCAGCTGCACAATCCCAATTAGGCGGCGGCGGCGAGGGTAAGCCAAAAGAAGAATTGGACACCGGAAAGCTTGCCGGAGCCGCCGCCGACATCCTTGCAGCCGCTTCCCATTACGGCAAACTAGGAGATGATGGAATCGGTAAGTACATCGGACAAGCCGAGGATTATCTTCATGGATACGAGCTTAAGAATtcaaaacccaacaaatctggTATTGGTACTGGTGCTGATGCTGAATCTGGTAGTGGTACTGGTGCTGCATCCAAAAAGAGCACTTCTAGTAATGCGGAGCACAAGAACTCATCGGAGTCTCACCCACGTGGCAATACAAGagatgatgatgatcatgatgatgAGCACGCCACGAAAGAGAAGAAGATGCCATCAAAGAAACCATCCGGTGACAATCAAAGTCATGATCGTGAGGAAG GTAGAGGGATGCCTAAGAAACAAGTTGGTGATGATCATTCCGGAGATGAGCACACGATGAAAGGTAAAGAAATGCCTCAGAAACAATCCGGTGGTCGTGAACGTTCCAAAGAAGACGATGATGATCCGAGATCTGGACGTGGTGAAAGTGAAGGAATAGCGAAGAAAAAACCTGTTGGGCATGGCCATGATGAAGATGATAGTCGCTCTGGAGGGGGTTATGGTGAATACATAAAAAAAGCACAAGGATTTCTCAATAAAAAGTCCGACGGTGGTAATGGAAGTCCAAAGGCCGATGGAGATTCCGGAGGTGGGGTCATGAAAATGGCTCAAGGTTTGTTTAAGAAAGATTCAGACGACCGTAGCCCCAACAAACACGACGAAGATGGGAACAAAACAGATTATCTCAAGATGGCTGGAAGTTTTTTCAAGTAG
- the LOC101249173 gene encoding uncharacterized protein isoform X3, with amino-acid sequence MDALFAKGKEFLNSKDKDDEKETPNRSERTKHHDDVDDSDDHPQRKTAGKSGGGGGRGGGRSDSEGDDERPAGAGRGGGKAAAGTGAQNPNEHKQPTTSELMASAKLVAAAAQSQLGGGGEGKPKEELDTGKLAGAAADILAAASHYGKLGDDGIGKYIGQAEDYLHGYELKNSKPNKSGIGTGADAESGSGTGAASKKSTSSNAEHKNSSESHPRGNTRDDDDHDDEHATKEKKMPSKKPSGDNQSHDREEDEHTMKGKEMPQKQSGGRERSKEDDDDPRSGRGESEGIAKKKPVGHGHDEDDSRSGGGYGEYIKKAQGFLNKKSDGGNGSPKADGDSGGGVMKMAQGLFKKDSDDRSPNKHDEDGNKTDYLKMAGSFFK; translated from the exons atggatgCTCTTTTTGCTAAAGGAAAAGAATTTCTTAATTCCAAAGATAAAGATGATGAAAAAGAAACTCCCAATCGCAGTGAAAGAACAAAACATCATGATGACGTGGATGATTCCGATGACCACCCACAAAGAAAAACTGCCGGCAAGTCTGGCGGTGGCGGCGGTCGAGGTGGTGGCCGGTCGGACAGCGAAGGTGACGACGAGAGGCCCGCTGGCGCCGGACGTGGTGGCGGTAAGGCGGCGGCAGGCACCGGTGCTCAAAATCCAAATGAGCACAAACAGCCAACAACCTCTGAGCTAATGGCCAGCGCGAAGTTGGTCGCTGCAGCTGCACAATCCCAATTAGGCGGCGGCGGCGAGGGTAAGCCAAAAGAAGAATTGGACACCGGAAAGCTTGCCGGAGCCGCCGCCGACATCCTTGCAGCCGCTTCCCATTACGGCAAACTAGGAGATGATGGAATCGGTAAGTACATCGGACAAGCCGAGGATTATCTTCATGGATACGAGCTTAAGAATtcaaaacccaacaaatctggTATTGGTACTGGTGCTGATGCTGAATCTGGTAGTGGTACTGGTGCTGCATCCAAAAAGAGCACTTCTAGTAATGCGGAGCACAAGAACTCATCGGAGTCTCACCCACGTGGCAATACAAGagatgatgatgatcatgatgatgAGCACGCCACGAAAGAGAAGAAGATGCCATCAAAGAAACCATCCGGTGACAATCAAAGTCATGATCGTGAGGAAG ATGAGCACACGATGAAAGGTAAAGAAATGCCTCAGAAACAATCCGGTGGTCGTGAACGTTCCAAAGAAGACGATGATGATCCGAGATCTGGACGTGGTGAAAGTGAAGGAATAGCGAAGAAAAAACCTGTTGGGCATGGCCATGATGAAGATGATAGTCGCTCTGGAGGGGGTTATGGTGAATACATAAAAAAAGCACAAGGATTTCTCAATAAAAAGTCCGACGGTGGTAATGGAAGTCCAAAGGCCGATGGAGATTCCGGAGGTGGGGTCATGAAAATGGCTCAAGGTTTGTTTAAGAAAGATTCAGACGACCGTAGCCCCAACAAACACGACGAAGATGGGAACAAAACAGATTATCTCAAGATGGCTGGAAGTTTTTTCAAGTAG